The following are from one region of the Biomphalaria glabrata chromosome 4, xgBioGlab47.1, whole genome shotgun sequence genome:
- the LOC106056123 gene encoding sex-determining region Y protein-like: MKEGQHVPLWNVYIKAMLSGHPHDHDSLEWTPHDHDSQEWTTHDHDSLECTPHDHDSLECTPHDHDSLECTPHDHDSLECTPHDHDSLECTPHDHDSQEWTPHDHDSQEWTPHDHDSQEWTPHDHDSQEWTPHDHDSQEWTPHDHDSQEWTPHDHDSQEWTPHDHDSQEWTPHDHDSLEWTPHDSLEWTPHDHDSLEWTPHDHESLECTPHDHDSQEWTPHDHDSLEWTPHDHDSLEWTPHDQSYCIVFLQYHTIKRMP, from the exons ATGAAAGAGGGTCAACACGTGCCACTCTGGAATGTTTATATCAAGGCCATGCTA AGTGGACACCCCCATGACCATGACAGTCTAGAGTGGACACCCCATGACCATGACAGTCAAGAGTGGACAACCCATGACCATGACAGTCTAGAGTGCACACCCCATGACCATGACAGTCTAGAGTGCACACCCCATGACCATGACAGTCTAGAGTGCACACCCCATGACCATGACAGTCTAGAGTGCACACCCCATGACCATGACAGTCTAGAGTGCACACCCCATGACCATGACAGTCAAGAGTGGACACCCCATGACCATGACAGTCAAGAGTGGACACCCCATGACCATGACAGTCAAGAGTGGACACCCCATGACCATGACAGTCAAGAGTGGACACCCCATGACCATGACAGTCAAGAGTGGACACCCCATGACCATGACAGTCAAGAGTGGACACCCCATGACCATGACAGTCAAGAGTGGACACCCCATGACCATGACAGTCAAGAGTGGACACCCCATGACCATGACAGTCTAGAGTGGACACCCCATGACAGCCTAGAGTGGACACCCCATGACCATGACAGTCTAGAGTGGACACCCCATGACCATGAAAGTCTAGAGTGCACACCCCATGACCATGACAGTCAAGAGTGGACACCCCATGACCATGACAGTCTAGAGTGGACACCCCATGACCATGACAGTCTAGAGTGGACACCCCATGACCAGAGTTATTGCATAGTGTTTCTTCAATACCACACAATTAAAAGGATGCCATGA